One region of Pyramidobacter sp. YE332 genomic DNA includes:
- a CDS encoding dihydrofolate reductase family protein — MKDRAKVICHMMTTIDGKIDVEFEPSADYDKVGDEYDRLLLSYGQAYGLGRTTCQSGLEVDLSKTEVDLSKYKGVPVTYEDTAYRYPEGTIICVAFDRWGKLRWPSNVMDYAGRRMPIVEVITEKCAPEFLAYLNDLQMPYIVAGKDDLDLELFLQKIKSLCGVETFVIGGGSQINGEFIRRGLADEISIVVAPAVDGTRGALTMAGTDDLTGFPQYYHLKDVQKLPCDGLLIRWSK, encoded by the coding sequence ATGAAAGACCGGGCAAAAGTGATCTGCCACATGATGACGACCATCGACGGCAAGATCGACGTCGAGTTCGAGCCGAGCGCCGACTACGACAAGGTCGGCGATGAATACGACCGCCTGCTGCTCAGCTACGGCCAGGCTTACGGGCTGGGACGCACGACCTGCCAGAGCGGGCTTGAAGTCGATCTTTCCAAGACTGAAGTCGACCTTTCCAAGTACAAAGGCGTGCCGGTGACGTACGAGGACACGGCGTACCGCTATCCCGAGGGCACGATCATCTGCGTCGCCTTCGACCGTTGGGGTAAGCTGAGGTGGCCGAGCAACGTCATGGACTACGCCGGGCGCCGCATGCCCATCGTCGAGGTGATCACCGAAAAATGCGCGCCCGAGTTCCTCGCCTATCTGAACGATCTGCAGATGCCCTACATCGTCGCCGGCAAAGACGATCTCGACCTCGAACTGTTTTTGCAAAAGATCAAGTCGCTCTGCGGCGTCGAAACGTTCGTCATCGGCGGCGGTTCGCAGATCAACGGCGAGTTCATCCGCCGCGGGCTCGCCGACGAGATCAGCATCGTCGTCGCTCCCGCCGTGGACGGCACGCGCGGCGCCCTGACCATGGCCGGCACGGACGACCTGACGGGATTCCCGCAATATTACCATCTCAAGGACGTGCAGAAACTCCCCTGCGACGGCCTGCTGATCCGCTGGAGCAAATAA